The DNA sequence GATCtgcatgaaaaatatatagtagAAATTGAAATAGACCCTTACCATGTATGGCGTTGACGTAGCTGAAACTAggataatttctttaaaaacatatattttttgaatgCTATTGaactataatttttaaattatgaaaGTACTTACCTTTACTATCCCTTTCTATGTTTGGTATCAAAATAGACATTTGAAGTTTCTCATTTAGAATTCGTAAGGATTCTATCCTATCTTGGTGAGCagcatatttcttttttaaatcctCATATAGTAGTTTAtagttttttacttctttttctggtgaaatcattttttgaaGCACGACTGTGGCATGCGGaagtgcattttttttttatattatcataGTTTACAAGGTTTTTATCTTGCGTTTACTTTTTGGCATATTTAATGGTGCTTCGTCTTGCAGTTTTAACATTTTTGCTTCCAACATTTTCTTTTGTtcgatttgttttttttcttttaactgGCGTctattctgaaaaaaattaacttaataaatattagcaataaatcttgaaaaataaacacaTTTTAGTAATTATATGCATTTTTATCAATACCTGTTTAACTTTCTGTTTGTTGTTGATACTTTCTTCATcagtttcttcttcttcttcttcgctaactttatctttgttttttgcttttaCTTCTTCATCCCCCGAGCTTTCGGTTTTTTCGTCCCCTGAGCTTTCGGGTTCTTCGTTGTTATCAGTATCTTCAGTATTTTCGTGCTTTTTTTTGTATCTGtcttttatgctattttttaGCGGGAGGAAAATAGCCCTATTCTTTTGTGTAAGACTTTCTTTAAAATCTGCCAAGACAACATTTGattacaaacaaaatttttactaatataaatatttagcatacaaattttaaaagcaGCTTACCGCATAGTTGTCCTATTTGTATACCATACTTTCTTAATTCTGAGTTTCGATTGTCTTGGTACCAGCATGTATATACAAACTTCTTATCATAATCTTTTGCATCTTTTGGAGGTTTATCTTTTAGACATTTTGGTCTTTTGGACATTTATAATTGTCAATTATGAATTTCACTTTGGCATGAGTTATTGCGTCCATTGTACTGctgaaaacaaataaaatgtgATTCTGTGATCAGGTGCACACTTGCGTAGAAACATAAAGATATTAAAGTATTGGTTTACCACCTTGACGATGGGTACGCCTCTGGTGTTGTAAACCTGGAGTGCGACATTGTTTCTCAGTGGTTGCAAATTGGACTCCGAGAACATGAAGGTGTCCTTGTTCTTGAGATACGGTTCTGAAGTAAAATTATACAGAGaaaatgttattattgttattctaTTCTTACAAAATTATACATCTTGATAAAATTTAGTCTGCTGTTGCGctagttattataaaaatagtaaGTAGCTTAATGATGTGTGATATTAACAACTTGTATGAATGAACCCAATTTCATTTTATAGCTTAGATCAAATATATCCTCTCTCAAAAAAGttatggcctttgttgtgaagcctCTAAAGCTTGAACGTGATTGATCGCCTTGTTTGTTGAGGTTAGAATTTTGAAACAATATGATTTTTTACAGTAGACATGaagaaaattgttattttattaaatctagtaaaattataactttttaatgcATTATGAGGCATATGAATTCAATAAATGTTAGTTTTGGGTAGCTTACAAAAATTCTCTCTGAGTCGGCAATTTGgtcaaaatttcaacttttttgttaaaagacataggtgaataaaaaaatactagcTGATTCTACATAAAAAAGGGGATAAAAAAAGGTATCTATGAATTTTTCTGTAAACCTAATagattttgaattaaaaacataaataaacttgatttttcaatattcAGCTATTTTTAGTGACACTGTGAACTAGCAATtatggaaaatttttttgtctGTATATGTTATAGCCAACCAATTAACTTTTCATGCGTGTAGACAAATGTTAACCGATTACACAACTTGTTTTGTAAATTCCAGAGGAAACTATCACATTATTACTGACACCTCGTAAAAAGAATCAACGTCAACCAAGTAGCCACATTATCTAAGGCAGCGTCAATAAATCTAGATATTAATAacacagccccacaataaaaaaaaattgtaagtcccaaaaacttgaccacggtacttatatgttgggatcgctgaatccgaatccagggtcattttaaccccatcagatcttaagtcaaggtcaaataggggtcaaa is a window from the Nasonia vitripennis strain AsymCx chromosome 3 unlocalized genomic scaffold, Nvit_psr_1.1 chr3_random0009, whole genome shotgun sequence genome containing:
- the LOC116416853 gene encoding ATP-dependent RNA helicase MAK5-like isoform X1, whose protein sequence is MSKRPKCLKDKPPKDAKDYDKKFVYTCWYQDNRNSELRKYGIQIGQLCDFKESLTQKNRAIFLPLKNSIKDRYKKKHENTEDTDNNEEPESSGDEKTESSGDEEVKAKNKDKVSEEEEEETDEESINNKQKVKQNRRQLKEKKQIEQKKMLEAKMLKLQDEAPLNMPKSKRKIKTL
- the LOC116416853 gene encoding DNA ligase 1-like isoform X2; protein product: MSKRPKCLKDKPPKDAKDYDKKFVYTCWYQDNRNSELRKYGIQIGQLCDFKESLTQKNRAIFLPLKNSIKDRYKKKHENTEDTDNNEEPESSGDEKTESSGDEEVKAKNKDKVSEEEEEETDEESINNKQKVKQTPVKRKKTNRTKENVGSKNVKTARRSTIKYAKK
- the LOC116416853 gene encoding uncharacterized protein LOC116416853 isoform X3 translates to MSKRPKCLKDKPPKDAKDYDKKFVYTCWYQDNRNSELRKYGIQIGQLCDFKESLTQKNRAIFLPLKNSIKDRYKKKHENTEDTDNNEEPESSGDEKTESSGDEEVKAKNKDKVSEEEEEETDEESINNKQKVKQLIFFRIDAS